GTCGCTTGTTTTTAAAACTGGATTGATTTCAAACAAAGACGAGTCAGACTCGCTATAAGCTTTGTAAAGCGCGCTAACAAATTTTGTCATTTCTTTAAACGCTTTTCCGCTCAACCCAAGGTTAAAAGCTACTCTTCGGGCTTGAAAACCTAAAAGGCCTACGGCTGGATCAATTTCTTCGGTAAAAATTAAATGAGGCGTTTCTTCGGCAACTGTTTCAATATCCATTCCCCCTTCGGTAGAATACATAATCATGTTTCTTCCAGTGGAACGGTTTAAAAGAACGCTCATATAATATTCTTCCGGCTCATTGTCGCCGGGATAATAAACATCTTCGGCAATTAGTACCTGATGTACTTTTTTACCTTCGGCAGAAGTTTGCGGCGTTACAAGGTTCATTCCAATTATATCGCCGGCAATAGTTTCAACTTCTTGCAAGTTTTTTGCAAGCTTTACACCGCCACCTTTTCCACGGCCACCAGCGTGAACTTGTGCCTTTATAACGTGCCAGCCCGTTCCGGTATCTTTTGTAAGTTTTTTTGCGGCTTCCACAGCTTCTTTCGGAGTTGTTGCCACGATACCGCGCTGTATTTCAACGCCAAAACTGTTTAAAATTTCTTTTCCCTGATATTCGTGTAAATTCATAGTATCGGTTTTGTACTTGTTTATGGAATGCAAAAATAACAAATGTGATAGGATTGCGCTAATGTTTTTTAAGGCATTAATTCACAACCTTCAGAATGCTTTTTTAAAATTGAAAAATTATGGAAGTATTCGCTAAATATTAAAGGGTTCATCACTATTTTTACGCCCTAATTTTTAAAAATTTATTCTTTAACAATGAAAAATCAAGACCTTTTGGCAATTGCCCAAGAATTCGGAAGCCCTGTTTATGTTTATGACGCCGCAAAAATTGAAAAGCAGTATAAACGTTTAACCAGCGCTTTTGAAAAGGTGGAACGTTTAAAGATAAATTATGCCGTTAAGGCGCTCTCAAATATTTCAGTATTAAAGTTGCTCATTAATATGGGGAGTGGTCTAGATACTGTTTCAATTCAAGAAGTGATGCTTGGTTTGGAAGCTGGTGCAAAACCTGAGGACATTATTTACACACCCAACGGAATTTCGCTCGAAGAAATTGAAAAAGCGGCGCAACTGGGCGTGCAGATTAATATTGACAATCTTTCCATATTAGAACAATTTGGAACCAACCACCCGCAAACACCTGTGTGTATTCGTATAAACCCTCACGTAATGGCTGGTGGAAATGCAAATATTTCGGTAGGGCATATTGATAGTAAATTTGGAATTTCAATCCATCAGATGCCGCTCTTAAAAAGAATTGTTGAAAATACCGGAATGAACATCAACGGAATCCATATGCACACCGGTAGCGATATTTTAGATATTGATGTTTTTCTTTACGCCTCGGAAATACTTTTTAATGCGGCCGAAAATTTTGATAATTTAGAATTTATCGACTTCGGAAGTGGTTTTAAAGTACCTTATAAAGAAGGCGATATTGAAACAAATGTAGAAGAATTGGGTGAAAAGCTGAGCAAACGATTTAACGATTTTTGTAAAAAATACGGAAAAAATCTAACCCTCGCTTTTGAGCCAGGCAAGTTTTTAGTTAGCGAGGCAGGACAATTTTTGGTGAAAGTAAACGTGATAAAACAAACTACTTCTACCGTATTTGCGCAAGTTGATAGCGGATTTAACCATTTAATCCGGCCAATGTTATACGGCTCACAACACGAAATAGTAAATATTTCCAGACCGAAAGGTAGAGATCGCTTTTATACAGTAACAGGTTATATTTGCGAAACCGATACCTTTGCCAACAATCGCCGTATTCCAGAAATACAGGAAGGCGATATACTTTCATTTCATAACGCCGGTGCGTACTGCTTCACTATGGCCAGCAATTATAATTCTAGATATCGCCCCTCAGAAATACTTTGGTATAATGAAAAAGCACACCTGATACGAAAAAGAGAAACTTTTGATGATATTTTAAAAAATCAAATTGCAATTGAATTATGAGCCACTCGAGCAAAAAGAATTGAGTAATTGGCACAGAAAGCGTTAAATTTTGGAGATTTTTGTATTTATTTTCAATCAAAAAATAAATATTCTAAAAAAGCTTATATGTAAATAAAAACCCTATCTTTGCCGCTTATATTAATTATTTATTTAAATACAATGAACAAAGGAACAGTAAAATTCTTCAACGACACCAAAGGTTTTGGTTTTATCACTGAAGAAGGAACCAACAAAGAACATTTTGTACACATTTCAGGCCTAATCGACGAAGTTCGCGAAGGTGACGAAGTAGAATTTGATCTTCAAGAAGGTAAAAAAGGATTGAACGCGGTTAACGTAAAAGTACTTTAATACACACAATTTTTTTAAGTCAAAGCCTCCCAATCGGGAGGCTTTTTTTATGGATTCATTTTAAGGAAATGTTTTTTTTAAAATTTATTACTCATAACACATTGATTGTTAATATTTTGTTATAAATTTATACAACTAACAAAATAATTTCTTAATTATGAAAAAATTAACACTTCTCTTATTAGTGTTAAGCGCGATGCCTATTCAACTTTGCGCACAACACAAAAATCCCGAAAAAGAAAAGGAAGTAGCTCAATACGCTACAGAGTCTTCAACCATTTCGCTAAATCAACTTATTAAACAAAAAAGTAATACGTATGTTATTACGCAAGAACACGTAAGCCTCTTAAGTGGTATACGCCACGTTTATTTACGTCAGGCTATTAACGGTGTGGAAGTATTCGGTACCGAATCTAGTGTACATTTAGATAAAACCGGAAAAGTTCTGATGGAGCACAATTCCTTTTTAAATGATGTAAAGGCTACACTTAAAGGTAGCTCGCAAGGAATTTCAGCAAGACAGGCTATTACTTCTGTAGCCGGCCAAATGGGTTATAAGATTTCAAACCTACAAGAATTGCAAAATAAAGGTGGAAAAAATAAAGCCGCCGTATTTAATAAAGCTGGAATATCATTGGTAGAAATACCGGTAAAATTAATGTACTATTATAGAGAAGGAGCTGGCACCCAACTAATTTGGGAACTTTCTATCGCAGAAACAACGTCAACCGATTGGTGGAATTTCCGCGTAGATGCTTCAACCGGAAAAATAATAGATAAAAATAATTGGACCGTTTCCTGTAACATTATGGATAAACATAATGAGCATTATCACGGTGAAAACGCAGTAAATTATACTACATTAATTGGTCCGATTACCGAAATTGAGGCCAGTTATATTTACGATGAAACACCTAAAAACCTAATCTCGGAAGTACCCGAAGCACTCGCGAGCGGATACCGGGTTTACGCAATGCCTGTTGAGTCTCCTAATCACGGTGCACGTTCCATGCAAGTTGATCCTGATGACGCGGTAGCTTCTCCTTTTGGATGGCACGATACAGATGGGGTAGCGGGACCAGAATTTACAGTTACCACAGGTAATAATGTAGATGCTCATAAGGGTATAGATCGCCCCGACGGAACAGCAGCATTAAACTTCGACTTTCCAATAGATTTAACACAAAACCCAGCTTTAAATACAGCGCCATATATAACTAACTTGTTTTATTGGAACAACATTATGCACGATGTACTGTATCAATATGGGTTTGATGAGGCTAGTGGAAACTTTCAGGAAAACAACTACTTACGCGGAGGGCTAGGATCAGACAGTGTAAATGCCAACGCTCAAGCGCCGGGTAACTGTAACGCTAATTTTGGTACGCCGGTAGATGGTTCTAACCCTACAATGAATATGTTTTTATGTAGCAATTCAACTCCAGCCCACGATGGCTCGTTAGATGCAGGCGTGGTAACTCACGAATATGGCCATGGTGTTTCTAACAGACTAACCGGTGGTGGTGGTAACGTTAGTTGTTTAAATAACGCAGAGCAAATGGGTGAAGGTTGGAGCGACTTTTACGGCTTGTTATTAACTATTGAACCTGGCGATACAGGTACAGATGCCCGTGGTGTAGGAACCTATTTATTAGGTCAACCAACAACTGGACCGGGTGTAAGAACCCAACGCTATAGTACCGATTTTGCTGTTAACAATCATACTTACGATGATATAAAAACCATGGCAATACCTCATGGTGTTGGTGAAGTTTGGGCAACGATGCTTTGGGATATGACTTGGGGCATTATAGCAACAGTTCCTTTTGATCCCGATGTTTATTATGGTAATGGAGGAAATAATGTGGCATTGGCCATTGTTACCGAAGGTTTAAAACTACAACCTTGCAGTCCTGGGTTTGTTGATGGTCGTGATGCTATTTTAGCTGCAGACCAAGCCTTATATGGCGGTGCCCATGTCTGCGCTATTTGGGAAGCTTTTGCAAGAAGAGGTCTAGGCTTTAGTGCGAGTCAAGGTTCATCTAGCAGTACAACGGACGGTACAGAAGCATTCGATTTACCACCAGGTTTTTCAAACTTAGATGTTATTGACGAAGTATGTATGTCCGCAGGAATTCAAACAGGATTAACCGGTGGAAGCCCTACGGGAGGTCATTATACTGGTTCGGGTGTAACAGATGATGGTAACGGTACTACTTTTACCTTCGACCCAACTTTTGGAGGTCCAGGCTTGGTAACTGTTACCTATACCGTAAACGACCCTTGTACTGGCAATCCAACAACACTTACCGATGATATAAATGTAACTAACGATCCACCTGTAATAATATGTAGAGGCTCTGGCGCGATTCCAATGACTGGATCGAGCTCAGATAGTCCTGGCTTGCCGATTCCAGATAATAACCCAACAGGCGTAACCGCGACAATGAATGTTACAGAAAATGTAACTATTACCGATTTAGATGTAGATATAAATATAAGCCACACTTGGGTAGGTGATATAATAGTTACATTAAAATCACCTGCAGGAACAACAGCCACAATTATAGACAGACCGGGAAGAACCACCAGTGGAGCAGGTTGTAGTAGAGATGATATTGATGCTACTTTAGACGATGAAGCTGCGACACCAGTTGAAACCGAATGTGCTACGGCAACGCCAACTATAGATGGGTCCTTTATACCAAACAATCCACTGTCTATTTTCGATGGTGAAAATACGGCTGGTATTTGGGAAGTTACCGTTTCAGACAACGCAGGTGCAGATACCGGAACATTAAATTCTTGGGCTATACATTATGACTATGAAGAATTAGCCCCAGTTTTAGATGTTACATTAGATGC
This region of Aequorivita marisscotiae genomic DNA includes:
- a CDS encoding cold-shock protein, coding for MNKGTVKFFNDTKGFGFITEEGTNKEHFVHISGLIDEVREGDEVEFDLQEGKKGLNAVNVKVL
- the sucC gene encoding ADP-forming succinate--CoA ligase subunit beta; translation: MNLHEYQGKEILNSFGVEIQRGIVATTPKEAVEAAKKLTKDTGTGWHVIKAQVHAGGRGKGGGVKLAKNLQEVETIAGDIIGMNLVTPQTSAEGKKVHQVLIAEDVYYPGDNEPEEYYMSVLLNRSTGRNMIMYSTEGGMDIETVAEETPHLIFTEEIDPAVGLLGFQARRVAFNLGLSGKAFKEMTKFVSALYKAYSESDSSLFEINPVLKTSDDRIIAVDAKVSLDDNALYRHKDYMAMRDIREENAVEVEAQEKGLNYVDLDGNVGCMVNGAGLAMATMDLIKQAGGEPANFLDVGGTANAERVEAAFKLILKDPNVKAILVNIFGGIVRCDRVAQGIVDAYKNMGTINVPIIVRLQGTNADIAKELIDSSGLDVQSAIEFQEAADKVKAVLS
- the lysA gene encoding diaminopimelate decarboxylase, with product MKNQDLLAIAQEFGSPVYVYDAAKIEKQYKRLTSAFEKVERLKINYAVKALSNISVLKLLINMGSGLDTVSIQEVMLGLEAGAKPEDIIYTPNGISLEEIEKAAQLGVQINIDNLSILEQFGTNHPQTPVCIRINPHVMAGGNANISVGHIDSKFGISIHQMPLLKRIVENTGMNINGIHMHTGSDILDIDVFLYASEILFNAAENFDNLEFIDFGSGFKVPYKEGDIETNVEELGEKLSKRFNDFCKKYGKNLTLAFEPGKFLVSEAGQFLVKVNVIKQTTSTVFAQVDSGFNHLIRPMLYGSQHEIVNISRPKGRDRFYTVTGYICETDTFANNRRIPEIQEGDILSFHNAGAYCFTMASNYNSRYRPSEILWYNEKAHLIRKRETFDDILKNQIAIEL